From the Halobellus litoreus genome, the window GGAGAAGCCCTGCCGCCGGTCGCCCTCGACAGCGCGTGCCGTCGGTCGTTCCGGCACAACGGTTCACCAGCGGATCCGAAAGCCAGACTCGCCCTCTGGTTCCTCGTACGTCACGTCTACGTCCTCCACGGAGGCGGCCGCACTCCCCGTATGGCACCACTCGACCATCTCCTCGACGTCCGATTCGGGTCCCTCGAAGACCGCCTCGACGCGGCCGTCGTCGAGGTTCCGGACCCAGCCGTCCACGTCGCGGTCGCGGGCCGCATCGCGCGTCGAGGCCCGATAGTAGACGCCTTGGACGGTTCCGCTGACGAACACGTGTGCTCTGCTTCGGTCGTCGCTCATCACGGACGGGGCTACGACGGTGACCCGAAAGAGCGTGTCGGCTCCGTGGGGCGGCGACGTGTGTCATCTGGTCGTTTTCGGGGACGGTTAGCCGCCGACTTCT encodes:
- a CDS encoding acylphosphatase; this translates as MSDDRSRAHVFVSGTVQGVYYRASTRDAARDRDVDGWVRNLDDGRVEAVFEGPESDVEEMVEWCHTGSAAASVEDVDVTYEEPEGESGFRIRW